One segment of Sinorhizobium sp. BG8 DNA contains the following:
- a CDS encoding HAD-IA family hydrolase: MRLVLFDCDGTLVDSAALIHEVMSRSFAAFGHALPTYEGTKSIIGLTLDIAIARLQGKAHVDSEAQAMAAHYKSIYTDVRADTGFQEPLFGGISEMMRRLEGDDGLILGAVTGKSRRGLNLIRTTHGFDKTFFVSRTADDCPSKPHPAMVTECCSEAGIDADRTLVVGDAIYDMQMAKAAGATAIGVSWGYASVDDLVAAGADHILDVPADLLAWLEVSDV, translated from the coding sequence ATGAGACTGGTACTTTTCGATTGTGACGGCACGCTGGTGGACAGTGCCGCGCTGATCCACGAGGTCATGAGCCGCAGTTTTGCCGCCTTCGGCCACGCGCTGCCGACCTACGAGGGGACGAAGTCCATCATCGGGCTCACGCTGGATATCGCGATCGCCCGCCTCCAGGGCAAGGCGCATGTCGATTCCGAGGCCCAGGCGATGGCAGCCCACTACAAGTCGATCTATACCGACGTCCGGGCCGACACCGGATTTCAGGAACCGCTCTTCGGCGGCATTTCCGAGATGATGCGGAGGCTCGAGGGCGACGACGGACTGATCCTCGGCGCAGTCACTGGAAAGTCCCGGCGCGGCCTCAATCTCATTCGCACGACCCATGGCTTCGACAAGACGTTCTTCGTTTCGCGCACGGCGGACGATTGTCCCTCGAAACCGCACCCAGCGATGGTGACCGAGTGCTGCTCGGAGGCCGGCATCGATGCCGATCGCACTCTTGTGGTCGGAGATGCCATCTACGACATGCAGATGGCTAAGGCAGCCGGTGCCACGGCAATCGGCGTTTCCTGGGGTTATGCAAGCGTTGACGATCTGGTCGCGGCCGGCGCCGACCATATATTGGATGTGCCAGCCGATTTGCTGGCATGGCTGGAGGTTTCCGATGTCTGA
- a CDS encoding RluA family pseudouridine synthase has protein sequence MAGIEHRQVDSDEAGMRLDRWFKVHYPGLGFGQLQKLLRSGQIRVDGGRAKTDMRVQPGQTVRVPPMGVDAKDQKSGPIAGHDLRHSPDGELLSRMLLHEDDKVFVLNKPAGIAVQGGSGVTRHIDKMLEAWTSQKGEKPRLVHRLDRDTSGVLVVARTRGAAQKLTAAFRERDTKKTYWSLVKGVPRKREDRISTWLVKEQTPDGDRMRIAKHGEDGADHAISYYRIVEQVGQNFAWLEMEPYTGRTHQLRVHAAHMGHPILGDPKYFEADVNWVFPGGVQNRLHLHARHIDIPHPSGGRLKVTAPLPPHMVQTWNLFGFDQNAADEEE, from the coding sequence ATGGCAGGTATTGAACACAGGCAGGTGGATAGCGACGAGGCGGGTATGCGGCTCGACCGTTGGTTCAAGGTCCACTATCCCGGGCTCGGTTTCGGACAGCTCCAGAAGCTCCTCCGGTCCGGGCAGATCCGCGTGGATGGCGGCCGTGCCAAGACCGACATGCGGGTGCAGCCGGGCCAGACGGTCCGCGTTCCACCGATGGGTGTGGACGCCAAGGACCAGAAGAGCGGCCCCATCGCCGGTCATGACCTCAGGCATTCCCCGGACGGCGAACTGCTTTCGCGCATGTTGCTGCACGAGGACGACAAGGTCTTCGTCCTGAACAAACCTGCCGGGATCGCGGTTCAGGGTGGATCCGGCGTGACGCGGCACATCGACAAGATGCTGGAAGCCTGGACCAGCCAGAAGGGCGAAAAGCCGCGGCTGGTGCACCGGCTGGATCGCGATACCTCCGGCGTGCTGGTGGTTGCCCGCACACGTGGTGCCGCCCAGAAACTGACGGCAGCCTTCCGGGAACGTGACACCAAGAAGACCTACTGGTCGCTGGTCAAGGGCGTTCCGCGCAAGCGCGAGGACCGTATCTCGACATGGCTCGTCAAGGAGCAGACACCCGACGGCGACCGGATGCGGATCGCAAAGCACGGCGAAGACGGGGCTGACCACGCCATCTCCTATTACCGGATCGTGGAGCAGGTCGGCCAGAATTTCGCCTGGCTGGAAATGGAACCCTATACCGGCCGGACGCATCAGCTGCGCGTTCATGCCGCTCACATGGGGCATCCGATCCTCGGAGACCCGAAGTACTTCGAGGCGGACGTGAACTGGGTGTTTCCGGGAGGAGTGCAGAACCGGCTGCATCTCCACGCCCGCCATATCGACATCCCGCATCCGTCGGGCGGACGCCTCAAGGTCACCGCTCCCTTGCCTCCGCACATGGTCCAGACATGGAACCTCTTCGGCTTCGATCAGAACGCTGCTGACGAGGAAGAATGA
- a CDS encoding Lrp/AsnC ligand binding domain-containing protein translates to MKPIFVQLQCAPGKTYDVADALYATELISELYSTSGDYDLLLKIYVESEEDIGKFINDNIAVIPGIVRSLTTLTFRAF, encoded by the coding sequence ATGAAACCGATTTTCGTGCAGTTGCAATGCGCTCCGGGAAAGACCTACGACGTGGCCGACGCGCTCTATGCGACCGAACTCATATCCGAGCTGTATTCCACCAGCGGCGACTATGATCTCCTGCTCAAGATCTACGTCGAAAGCGAGGAGGACATCGGCAAGTTCATCAATGACAACATTGCCGTGATTCCGGGAATTGTACGTTCGTTGACGACCCTGACGTTCCGCGCCTTCTGA